A portion of the Calothrix sp. 336/3 genome contains these proteins:
- a CDS encoding peroxiredoxin, producing the protein MAMVNRVPDVVFKTRVRDESVGGPNPFRWQDRTTQEIFAGKRIVLFALPGAFTPTCSSTHLPRYEELYEEFKAQGIDQIICLSVNDAFVMFQWGKQQGAKNVFLLPDGSGEFTRKMGMLVDKSNIGFGMRSWRYAMVVNNCEIEKMFVEPGYEDNCPTDPFEVSDADTVLAYLKGVPRSSEVAPRLSFIG; encoded by the coding sequence ATGGCTATGGTTAATCGCGTTCCCGATGTAGTATTTAAGACTCGTGTCCGTGATGAGTCCGTCGGAGGACCTAATCCTTTCCGTTGGCAAGATAGAACTACCCAAGAAATTTTTGCTGGCAAGCGCATTGTTTTATTTGCTCTTCCTGGAGCATTTACTCCCACCTGTTCTTCTACTCATTTGCCTCGCTATGAAGAACTATACGAGGAATTTAAAGCCCAGGGAATCGATCAGATTATTTGTCTTTCAGTCAATGATGCTTTTGTGATGTTTCAGTGGGGTAAACAACAGGGTGCAAAAAATGTCTTCCTCCTACCAGATGGTAGTGGTGAATTCACTCGCAAAATGGGGATGTTAGTTGATAAATCTAATATTGGTTTTGGGATGCGTTCTTGGCGCTATGCCATGGTTGTTAACAACTGTGAAATTGAAAAAATGTTTGTAGAGCCAGGTTATGAAGATAACTGTCCCACCGATCCCTTTGAGGTTTCCGATGCAGATACGGTGCTTGCTTACTTGAAAGGTGTTCCTCGCTCCTCTGAGGTTGCACCTCGTTTGAGCTTTATTGGTTAG